A window from Bufo bufo chromosome 1, aBufBuf1.1, whole genome shotgun sequence encodes these proteins:
- the C1QTNF5 gene encoding complement C1q tumor necrosis factor-related protein 5, whose product MLLRVIVIFSFISNSLQVEDNQIKPPCCGTPGIPGVPGIPGNAGSSGRDGRDGRDGPPGISGFQGDPGDPGVPGARGQPGDAGTPGPQGERGKQGECAVSPRSAFSAKLSQSRSPPIPGQPVPFGKVLTNEQGHYNPETGRFKCVVPGLYYFSLHGTVYRGNLHAQLMKNGHSQASFFQPGDAAKPGGLCGGAAFHLEPGDEVWVQLGDYPGLYSSSGTDSVFTGFLIYSDWEPNPVFRPLTVDDHKTV is encoded by the exons ATGCTCCTTCGTGTTATTGTTATATTTTCCTTCATATCAAATTCTTTACAAGTAGAAGATAATCAGATAAAACCACCTTGCTGTGGCACCCCTGGAATTCCTGGGGTTCCCGGGATACCTGGCAATGCAGGATCATCAGGAAGAGATGGTCGAGATGGTAGAGATGGACCACCAGGGATAAGTGGATTCCAAGGAGACCCTGGGGACCCAG GAGTTCCTGGAGCCAGGGGCCAACCAGGTGATGCCGGGACCCCTGGTCCACAAGGAGAGAGGGGCAAGCAAGGAGAGTGTGCAGTTTCTCCCCGTTCTGCTTTCAGTGCCAAGCTTTCTCAGTCGCGGAGTCCTCCTATTCCCGGACAACCGGTCCCATTTGGGAAAGTTCTTACCAATGAACAAGGGCATTACAACCCAGAAACTGGTCGTTTTAAATGTGTCGTCCCTGGACTGTACTATTTTTCTCTCCATGGCACAGTATACCGTGGAAATCTTCATGCGCAGCTGATGAAGAACGGACACTCCCAGGCCTCTTTTTTCCAGCCAGGGGATGCAGCAAAGCCGGGAGGGTTGTGTGGGGGGGCGGCATTTCACTTAGAGCCTGGTGATGAGGTGTGGGTACAGCTGGGAGACTATCCGGGTCTTTATTCCAGTAGTGGCACAGACAGCGTATTCACCGGATTTCTGATCTATTCCGACTGGGAACCAAATCCCGTCTTCCGCCCTTTGACGGTAGACGATCATAAAACAGTGTAA